From Rhodamnia argentea isolate NSW1041297 chromosome 10, ASM2092103v1, whole genome shotgun sequence, a single genomic window includes:
- the LOC115726679 gene encoding pentatricopeptide repeat-containing protein At2g20710, mitochondrial-like, producing the protein MKVLQTSSRTLSNDSARGIASHATFGFSPQRPTSSSSPLSSAEATWKSNKKPMDGPMMELFRRISPLGDPKLSIVPVLDQWVAEGNSVERRPFLLLIKRMRSYRRHSHALEISMWMSDKRYISITTADAAVRLSLISKVHGVEQAEIFFDNLPQRLKVEKVYIAFLNCYAKAKLPKKAEALLEKMRHLGFPRSVLCFTNLLNLYYRTGDYNKVDALINEMDEEKIHLNRYIYSIWLSASTAASDTEKFEMILTRMKMDANFVWDWTTGVVVTSGYYRLGLLDKALEMLKKCEGLITEKTSNAAYDFLITQYAAAGNKDEVLRVWDAYKKKRKVYNKGYNCVMNSLLKFDDIESAEMILEQWMSSDLTCDIRIPNNLIHAYSKTGLLEKAETLKNKFLQKGGKLDHMTWYHLVKGYIQNNQMPEAYDAMKKAILVCPSRWKPGPQSLTACLESIIGEESAEEAKEFVELLRAKDIISVDAQNKLLTCVYDKKGSWEALGVIIDNALGDDAEAPGTLGEVDKSRGHGIAVTDSDCESFSGEEMHYMSTSNS; encoded by the exons GACTCGGCTCGGGGAATCGCAAGCCATGCGACGTTCGGCTTCTCTCCTCAACGCCCAACATCGTCGTCATCACCACTCTCGTCGGCGGAAGCGACTTGGAAGAGCAACAAGAAGCCCATGGATGGTCCCATGATGGAGCTTTTCCGCAGGATCTCCCCTCTCGGCGATCCCAAGCTCTCGATCGTCCCGGTGCTCGACCAGTGGGTCGCAGAGGGCAACTCCGTCGAGCGGAGGCCTTTCCTTCTCCTGATCAAGCGAATGAGGTCCTACCGTCGCCACAGTCACGCGCTCGAG ATATCGATGTGGATGTCTGATAAAAGGTATATCTCGATTACTACTGCGGATGCTGCTGTTCGGCTCAGTCTGATCTCAAAAGTCCATGGGGTAGAACAAGCAGAGATATTTTTTGACAACCTTCCCCAACGGCTTAAAGTCGAAAAGGTCTATATTGCTTTTCTTAATTGCTATGCTAAGGCAAAACTTCCGAAGAAAGCAGAGGCTCTGTTGGAGAAAATGAGGCATCTGGGATTCCCAAGGTCTGTCCTTTGCTTCACTAATTTGCTTAATCTTTATTATCGGACTGGAGACTACAATAAAGTAGATGCTCTGATTAATGAGATGGATGAAGAAAAGATTCATCTGAATAGATATATCTACAGTATCTGGCTGAGTGCAAGTACAGCTGCTTCTGACACTGAGAAATTCGAGATGATTCTAACACGGATGAAAATGGATGCAAATTTTGTTTGGGACTGGACGACAGGTGTTGTGGTAACCTCTGGGTACTATAGATTGGGTCTTCTCGACAAAGCTCTGGAAATGCTTAAGAAATGTGAGGGACTGATAACTGAGAAAACAAGTAATGCAGCGTACGATTTTCTTATTACACAGTATGCAGCAGCAGGGAATAAAGATGAAGTTCTAAGAGTATGGGATGCTtacaagaagaagagaaaagtgtACAACAAAGGTTATAATTGCGTCATGAACTCTCTGCTGAAGTTCGACGACATTGAAAGTGCTGAAATGATTCTGGAGCAGTGGATGTCTAGTGATTTGACCTGCGACATTCGTATTCCAAATAACCTGATTCATGCTTATAGCAAAACCGGTCTTCTTGAGAAGGCCGAGACACTTAAGAACAAATTTTTACAGAAAGGTGGAAAGCTTGATCACATGACATGGTACCATTTGGTAAAAGGATATATCCAAAATAATCAGATGCCAGAGGCATATGATGCCATGAAGAAAGCAATATTGGTTTGTCCATCTCGGTGGAAGCCAGGTCCGCAATCATTGACTGCGTGTCTGGAATCCATAATAGGAGAAGAGAGTGCTGAAGAAGCCAAAGAATTTGTCGAGCTGCTTAGGGCCAAAGACATTATTTCTGTGGATGCCCAAAATAAGTTGTTGACTTGCGTTTATGACAAAAAAGGAAGCTGGGAAGCTCTTGGCGTAATTATTGACAACGCTCTTGGGGACGATGCGGAAGCACCAGGAACACTTGGGGAAGTGGACAAGAGCAGAGGGCATGGTATAGCTGTCACTGATTCAGATTGTGAAAGTTTTTCAGGCGAAGAAATGCATTACATGAGCACCAGTAACTCATAA